Proteins from one Leptonema illini DSM 21528 genomic window:
- a CDS encoding DUF2167 domain-containing protein has protein sequence MLKKVAVLLFGLMFTTLLHAQEERKAPTIDWKSGPVKVSLGSQAEIDLPTGYVFADGADSRKIMEYFGNQPTDLEQGYIEPADNSDWYVIFEFEDSGYIKADGEELDADALFKSLQEGSKAGNEWRREHGLPELTLVSWHEKPHYDPKTNNLEWGTVNESEGQKVINYNIRLLGREGVMSATIVASPEKMTQAITATKSLLQKYDFKGGKKYSEWREGDKIAEYGLAALITGGAVVAASKSGLLSKFWKLIVVGIAAAGGLLKTFWKKITGKQ, from the coding sequence ATGTTAAAAAAAGTAGCGGTACTGCTTTTCGGTCTGATGTTTACAACGCTTCTGCATGCTCAGGAAGAGCGCAAGGCGCCGACCATCGACTGGAAATCCGGGCCGGTTAAAGTGAGCCTTGGCAGTCAGGCCGAGATCGATCTGCCGACGGGTTATGTTTTTGCCGATGGAGCCGACTCCCGCAAGATCATGGAATACTTCGGGAACCAGCCCACTGATCTTGAACAGGGCTATATCGAACCGGCTGACAACTCCGACTGGTACGTAATTTTTGAATTCGAGGATTCCGGTTATATCAAGGCCGACGGCGAAGAGCTTGATGCCGACGCTCTTTTTAAATCGCTGCAAGAGGGCTCGAAGGCGGGTAACGAATGGCGTCGCGAACACGGATTACCCGAACTGACGCTCGTTTCCTGGCATGAAAAACCTCACTACGATCCGAAGACGAATAACCTCGAGTGGGGAACGGTGAACGAATCAGAGGGGCAGAAGGTGATCAATTATAACATCCGGCTGCTCGGTCGCGAAGGCGTCATGAGCGCCACCATCGTCGCCTCTCCCGAAAAGATGACGCAGGCGATCACGGCGACGAAATCCCTGCTTCAGAAATACGACTTCAAAGGCGGCAAGAAGTATTCAGAATGGCGCGAAGGCGATAAGATCGCCGAGTACGGGCTGGCCGCTCTGATTACGGGTGGAGCCGTCGTCGCCGCCTCAAAGAGCGGTTTGCTGTCCAAGTTCTGGAAACTGATCGTTGTCGGAATTGCTGCTGCAGGCGGCCTGCTCAAGACTTTCTGGAAAAAGATTACGGGTAAACAATGA
- a CDS encoding ABC transporter ATP-binding protein, which yields MASRKESPVFVAEGIQKIYRMGEVDVPALHGVDLKLYAGEFVVLLGPSGSGKSTLLNILGGLDVPTDGTVWFAGQKLKEADEEQLTVFRRKHIGFVFQFYNLVPGLTARENVELATELSSTPMDPMQALGMVDLKNRADHFPAQLSGGEQQRVAIARAIAKRPDVLLCDEPTGALDFRTGAVVLEAIATVNRDLGTLTVVITHNASIAEIADRVITMRDGTILSDTTNRKKKKPSEISW from the coding sequence ATGGCCTCGCGAAAAGAAAGCCCGGTATTCGTTGCCGAAGGAATTCAAAAGATCTACCGCATGGGCGAGGTCGACGTACCCGCCCTGCACGGGGTGGACCTGAAGCTGTATGCCGGCGAATTCGTCGTCTTACTCGGTCCTTCGGGCAGCGGCAAATCCACCTTGCTTAATATTCTCGGCGGGCTGGATGTACCGACAGATGGAACCGTCTGGTTTGCCGGTCAGAAGCTGAAAGAGGCCGATGAAGAGCAGCTGACCGTATTCCGACGCAAGCATATCGGCTTCGTTTTTCAGTTTTATAACCTTGTACCCGGCCTGACGGCGCGCGAAAACGTCGAACTGGCGACCGAGCTATCGTCGACCCCGATGGATCCCATGCAGGCGCTCGGCATGGTCGATCTGAAAAACAGAGCCGATCACTTTCCCGCCCAGCTCTCGGGCGGCGAACAGCAACGCGTCGCCATCGCCCGTGCCATCGCCAAACGCCCCGACGTTTTACTCTGCGACGAACCGACCGGAGCGCTCGATTTTAGAACGGGCGCCGTCGTGCTTGAGGCCATCGCTACCGTTAACCGTGACCTCGGGACGCTCACCGTCGTCATCACACATAACGCCTCGATTGCTGAAATCGCCGACCGCGTCATCACGATGCGCGACGGCACCATTCTATCCGATACGACGAACCGCAAAAAAAAGAAGCCGTCTGAGATCTCCTGGTGA